One Carcharodon carcharias isolate sCarCar2 chromosome 1, sCarCar2.pri, whole genome shotgun sequence DNA window includes the following coding sequences:
- the LOC121275367 gene encoding histone H4-like, with product MSGRGKGGKGLDKEGAKRHRKVLQDNIQGITKPAIRRLARRRGVKRISGLIYKEIRGVLKVFLENIIRDLVTYTEHAKHKTVTAMDVVYALKRQGRTLYGFGG from the coding sequence ATGTCCGGTAGAGGTAAAGGTGGGAAAGGTCTCGATAAAGAGGGTGCGAAACGGCACCGGAAAGTCCTCCAAGATAATATCCAGGGAATCACTAAACCTGCTATTCGCCGCCTCGCTCGTCGCAGGGGCGTTAAGCGCATCTCCGGCCTCATTTACAAGGAAATTCGCGGGGTTCTCAAGGTTTTCTTGGAAAATATAATTCGAGACTTGGTCACCTACACGGAACACGCTAAACACAAGACTGTTACTGCCATGGATGTGGTCTATGCCCTGAAACGCCAAGGCCGGACTCTCTACGGGTTCGGTGGTTGA